The genomic region ATCGCCATCGCCTTGGCGGCGGAGGCGCAGGAAGCGCTGACGTCCTCCATACTGCGGCCGATCCGCGGTCCGAACGCCCAGACGGCAAGCAGCAGCGTCAGCATGAGCGCGATCGGCGCCGAGCCGATGAAGGCGACGAAGTGCAGGAAGGGGCTCTCGCCGGAGACGACCATGTCGGTCACCGCGGCGCCCGCGATCAGCACCACGGGGAAGAGCGCCACGAACAGCGACCAGCCCATGCCGGGCATCTCCTCGTCGGTGAACTCGCGTTCGCTGACCAGGCCGTTGGGGATGGCGGGGTTCATCCGCCTGACGAACGGCAGCCGCGGCCAGGCGAGCGCGATCAGCGCGCCGGCGGGTACGGCGATGAAGAGGCCGTAGAAGAGGGTGTGGCCGACGGACGCGTGGAAGGTCGCGGCCACGGCGGTGGGGCCGGGGTGCGGCGGCAGGAAGCTGTGCATCGTGGACAGCGCGATCGACATCGGGAGGCCGACCCAGAGCAGGTTCGCCCCGGTGACCCTGACCAGGGTGAACGCGATCGGCACGATGATGATGAAGGCGACCTCGTAGAACATGGTCACGCCGATGAGCATGGACGTGACCACCATGGCCACCTGGACCCAGCGGGGCCCGAAGGCGTCGAGAAGCTTGCCCGCGATGCGTTGGGCGGCGCCCGAGTCCCCCATGACACGGCCGACCATCGCGCCGAGTCCGATGGTGAGCATCGTGTCGCCGATCTGGTCGCCGATGCCGTCCGAGAGAACATCCGGGATGTCGGCCACCGGTATCCCGCGGACCAGGGCCACGCCGACCGCCACGAGGAGGAGCGCGGCGAATCCGTTGAGTTTCAGCCGGGTCATCAGGATCAGCAGGACGAGAACGCTGATCCCAACTACGAGGAGAGGCATGGCAGTTCCCCTTTGAACTGGCTTTGGCGGTGTGCCGAGTGCGGGTCGGTGGGGGCGGGTCGCGCGGTTCCCCGCACCCCTTAGGGCTGCGGGCACTCCGATCAAGTCCAGGCCGACGAGGCCCGTCTCCATATGCAGATGCCGTCTACGTATGCAGATGGAGGCTAAGTTGGTGAACTCGGTGGGGTCAATGGGTGCGACAACGCGGATTTACGATGAGCCCCATGCCGGAGAACGAAGAGGTCCAGAGCGGAGGGGTCCGCGGAGGGACCTCGGGCGGGCGCGGAGGGACAACGGGCGTGCGCCGAGAGACGGCAGGCGCGCGCGAAGAGACGGCAGGTGTACCCGCATCGACGTCCGGCGTGCGCGAAGAGACGGCAGGTGTACCCGCATCGACGTCCGGCGTGCGCGAAGAGACGGCGGGTGTACGCGCATCGACGTCCGACATACGCGAAGAGACGACCGGTGCACGTGGGGCGGCGTCCGGCGTGCGGGCAGGGGTCTCGGGCGTCCGTGAGGTCAAGTCGGCGGCCCGGACTCTCGCGCTGCTCGAACTCCTCGCCGCGCGGGGCGACAGGCCCGCCCGCCTGGACGAACTCGCCGAGGAGCTCGGCGTACCGCGCAGCAGCATGTACCAATTGCTGCAGACCCTGATCGACCGCGGCTGGGTGCGCTCCGACACCACCGGTTCCCTGTACGGCATCGGGATCCGCGCGCTGCTCACCGGTACGAACTACCTCGACAGCGATCCGCACGTACGCACGGTCCGCCCCTTTCTCGACCAGGCCTCGGACGCCCTCGGCGAGACGATCCACCTGGCCCGGCTGGACGGCCCGAACGTCGTCTACCTCGCGACCCGCGAGTCCCACGAGTACCTGCGCACCATCAGCCGGGTCGGCCGCCGGATCCCGGCCCACGCGGGCGCCCTCGGCAAGGCGCTTCTGGCCGAGCGCCCCGACGCCGAACTCCCGCTCCCCGAGGGACCGTTGACCGCCTTCACGGAGAACACCCACACCGACCGCGTCACGCTGCTCGCCGACCTCGCGGGGGTGCGCGAGCGCGGTTACTCCATCGACCGCGAGGAGACGGTGACCGGCATCGCGGGCTTCGGCTTCGCCCTGCGGTACGACTCACCGGCCACGGACGCCATCAGCTGCTCGGTGCCGGTGGCCAGGCTCGACGAGGAGCACGAGGCCCGGGTCGTGACGGTCATGCGGGAGATCCGGACAAAGATCGAGAGCGTACTGTCACCCGCGTCCGGCGCTCCCGACTGGCGTTGACCCGCAGCCACCCTCCCTCAAGTCCCGCTGACACAGAGGCAGTTCAACACCGCCCGTACACCCACCCGCGACCCCTCCCGGCGGCCCCACCACAACCGAGGCGACTCTCCCTTAACCGTGGTAGGCCTCCTTGAGGTTCCCCCGAGATGCGGGGAAAGGTGACAGAAGGTCAGATGGGTCTCATGAGAGGAGCCCAGATGATGCCTGCCCCGAGGAAGTACCCGCTGGAGTTGCGTGAGCGTGCGGTGCGGATGTACCGGACCGCCGAGCCGAAGCCGGTGATCCGCCGCATGGCCGAGGAACTCGGCGTGCATCACGAAGCCCTGCGGAACTGGATCCGGCAGGCCGAGGCCGATGCCGGCGAGCGGGATGACCTGCTCACCACCGAAGAGAAGAACGAGCTCGCCCAGCTGCGGCGCGAGGTGCGGGACCTGCGCCGGGCGAACGAGGTCCTGCGGACGGCCTCGGCTTTTTTCGCCGCGCAGCCTGAGAGTGACAGACCGCTGACCTTCTTGATGCCTGGCCTTCCCTCACCAAGGAGCGTGCCCGTGACAAGTGCTCAGCATCGACGCCGATCTCCATCTCGCGGCCCATTGGGATTGGAAATTCGGACGATTCTAGCAACCACGGGACCGCCTGAAGCGGACAGTGACGACCGCTACCGCACACACGGTGTCGTGGTGACCGATTCCGGTGAATCGGCCGGCGTGGAGTGGTTCACCTCTCGCAGTCTGCGCCGCGCCGCTGCCGACGAGCAGCTACGAGGCCGGCCCATGGCCGCCGCGGACTCTGGACGCTCTCCTCCTAGTAGCGCCGGGCCCACGCAAGAGCACTCAGCTCGGGCTCGATGCGCCGATCCGTATCAGCCGCACGTGTGCGTCGTATTGGCGAGCACCCATTAGCCGCCACAGCAGCCGGGCAGGGGCAGGCATCTCGCCGAGGAACCATGCGCGTTCGCGCGGCGTGGCATCCTCCAGGACCATACCGGCCAGGGTCAGCTTGCCGGTCAGCGTCTTGGGGCCGTGCTTCATGGCGTGCTTCTGCGGCGCCAGCCATTCCGGCACGGTGAGGTGATCGTGGATGAGCGGAAGCACTGAGTCCTCTTCCAGGTCCAGATGCTCGGTCAGGGCCGGGCCGAGATCCCGCAGGGAGTCGGCAAGCCGGTCGCGGGCCGGGGCCTTCGCATCGGCGGTCCAGGCGGGCAACGCGGCCGCGACTGTGCCGACGGCGTCGCCGATCGCCTGGTGCTGCACTTCCATGACGCCGATCAAGTCCTTCTCGATCGGCACGCGTTCCATGAGGACCGGCCAGAGCAGTTCGTCTTCGGCCTCGTGGTGGTCGTGCAGCATCCCCAGAACCAGGGAGAGGTGACTGCCGAGCAGACGGGCGCGGGCGGTATCGCCCACGGACACCCCGGCGATGAGAGCGGGAAGCTGGGCGAACTCCCGCCTCATCACACGGTGAATGACCTTCATCTGCTGGATCTCGGGCTTGTCGACAGGGGCATCAGGGTTAATCAACATACATTGATAGTAACACCATTAATATCAATGTATCCCTGCCATAATGACGGGATGGCGAAGCGCACCTACCGTTCGAAGGTCCGGACCGTCGCGGCGGGACAGACACATACCGCCATCCTCCGAGCCGCGGAAGAACTGTTCGTCGAGTCGGGGTACGCCAGGGCCACGGTCTCCGCCATCGCGGACCGGGCGGGGGTCGCGCTGAACACCGTGTACACGAGCGTCGGAGGCAAGCCGGCACTGGTGGAGGCGCTGGCACGGGAGGGCACGGAGGACGAGGAGATCCAGACCGCACTCGACGCCCTCCTGGCCACAACAGATGGCTCGGAAGTCCTGCGTCTGACGGCCGAGAGCACCGGCGAGATCACACGCCGCCATGAACGCGTCCTGAACTTCCTGCGCGACAACGCGACCGCCGATCCTGCGGTGGCCGCTGCAGCCGAACACGCTGTCAAGCGCTACCGCGAGCGGCTGGCCATCATCGCCGACCACCTGGTGGCCCTGCGGGCGGTCCGCCTGGACGCGGTCCGAACCGAGCAGATCCTCTGGTTCTACTTCGGCCAGGGGGCCTGGAGGACCGTCCGCGGGTTCGGCTGGGCCTGGGCGGACGGCGGCGTCTGGCTGGCCGCACGGGCAGCCGACGCCCTGCTGCGCACACCCACGGGCGACGGCGGCTGACCACCCGCAGTTCGTGAACAGGAGAAGACCGCGCCTCTGACCGCCTCGCTTCGTGGTCTCAGTCGTGGTCTCATTCATCAGCGTTCATCGCCGTCCGAATGCCGGTCCGCCGACCGTTGCACCGGAGGTCAGAACATCCCCGCTCACCCACGGACCGTGCCGTGACCCATTGGGAAGCGTGTTGGGGGCAACCCCTCACGAGTTCGAATTCGTCTCCTCTGCACCGGCTGGCCAGCCAAAACGAGGTCTCGGACCGCATCGCGGTCCGAGACCTCGTTTGTCGTCGGTCCTGAGCACTACTGCTGCCGGGCGAACAGGCCTGCCACTCCGGCGACCCATCCCCAGCTGCCCGGACCGCACCGTCTCCGCCGGCTGCCGCTCACGTGGGGACCAGAGACCAAGGTCCGATGCAATGACCTGCCCGCATGTCCCGTCGATAACGCGACGCCAGGCCCGGTACACCGTCGCCGTCCCCCTCGCGGCAGCCGCCAGCCTCAGCGCCATGCGGTGAACGCACCGACCACGCCGTGCCCACCGATCAGACGGCCGCGACGGTGGTCCGTGCGGCAACCCGCCGGTGCAGCTCGAAAGCAGGACCATGCCTTCCCCGTCAGCGCGTCGGGTCGAGCCCGGAACGTACGAGGCGTGCACGGATGACTGCCCCCCCGGTCAGAAGAGGCTCACCCGGACCTTGCGTTCACCTGGAACGACCCGTGATCCGCCGTGAAGCAGAGCGAGGCATTCTCCACCTACCTGGGCACGCTCCCGGAACGGCTCCTGCAGCATTCCACGTACTGGCGGGTCCGTCGCCGAGTTCTGGCACGACGACGAGCATCGTCCCCGCCGAACTGCGACCATCTGCCGTCCGTCACGCACGAGTCTTGATATGGGCCCCTGACCTGCAGTGATGATGTACGGGCCCCGCGACGGTCGCTGACGATGAGGCCGGTCATCCCGTTCGGGCGCAGGTGCACAGCCCGCGGGGAGGCTTGTGTTGTCGTTACTGGTCGGTCTGCCGGGTGTCGTAGCGGGCCCGCGCCGCGTCGACCTCATCGGTCTTGTCGACGGCCCAGTCGCGTACCTGGGACAGCAGGTCATACAGGCCCTGTCCGAGCGGGGTCAGCTCGTAGTCGACACGTACCGGCACAGTCGGTGTGGCCGTCCGCTTCACCATGCCGTCGCGCTCGAGCATGCGCAGGGTCTGGGTGAGCATCTTCTGGCTGACGCCAGGGATCTCGCGACTGACGTGGCTGTAACGCATCGGATCGCCGTAGGACCCGAGGGTGCACATCGTCAGGCTGACCCACCGGTTGCTGATCGTCGAGAGCAAGGCCACCGCGGGACAGTCGTGCATGTACGCCTCGTACGTGCCGGGCTCGACCTGGCGCGCCGACTTCGTCGTGGTGGCCATCCATCTCTCCTGTCAGGAGCGCAACGCACTTAAAAGTGCCTACTTACTAATCGATCGTAACCCACCTAGCGTTCGTGGTGTTCCAATCACACAAAAGGGAGAACGAAGACCATGCGAGCAGTTGTCTACCGGTCCGTCGGCGCACCAGACGTCATCGAAGTGGCAGCCATCGACCTGCCCGAACCGGGCATGTTCGAGATACGGATCAAGGTCGATGCCGCCGCCCTCAACCCCGCTGATGTCGCAGCCTGGAGCGGCCTGTTCCCGGCCCCCGAGCAGGGCAGTCACTTCGGTCTCGGCTGGGATGTGGCCGGCACGGTCGATGCCGTCGGCCCCGGCGTGGCGTGGGAGGTCGGCACGCCTGTGATCGCGATCGTGCAGGGGGCGACCGGTGTCGTGCGGGCCCAGGCCGAGTACACGATTGTGCCCAGTAACGCCCTGGCCCACGCGCCGACCGGGATCGACGCCGTGCACGCGTCCACCATCCCGTTGAACGGCCTGACCGCCGCGCAATCGGTGGAGCTTCTCGGCCTCGGTGAAGGGCAGAGCGTCTTCATCACCGGCGCGGCCGGTGCGGTCGGCGGCTACGCCGTGCAACTGGCCAAGCGACGCAAGCTGACGGTGATCGCCAGCGATTTCGCCGACGACGAGAACTTCGTCACCGGCGTCCTCGGCGCCGACACCTTCGTGCCCGCGAGTGACGACCCCGCCGCAGCGGTGCGCCGGTTCCACCCGCATGGCGTGGACGCGGTGCTGGACACCGCCATGCTTGGCGTCATCGCGGCAGTCAGGGACGGCGGAACCTTCGTCACCACCCGGATGGATGCTGTGCCGCAGACGGAGCGCGGCATCCAGGTACGGCTGACCCAGGTCTCCCCCGACGCGGCGATGCTCACCACCCTCTCCGACCTCGCCACCTCAGGCGCGCTCACCCTTCGGGTCGCCCAGACATACCCACTGGAAGAGGCGGCGCAGGCCCACGGACGCCTCGCGGAGGGCGGCCTGCGAGGCCGACTCGTCCTCACACCCTGACCACTCGGTACAAGCGCAGATCCGGCCGACGAGCTCGGACCTGGCCGCCTGCTTCGGCCAAAGCGGACCAAAGCCGACCGGAGCAGGCGGCCATCCCGGGCCTGCCCGGGCGACTCACTGCAGTGCACCCACGAAGGAAAGACAATCATGGCCGTCATCGGCTTTATCGGCAGCGGCAACATCGGACAGGCCCTCGCCCGACAGGCGATCGTCTCCGGCCACGACGTCGTGATGAGCAACTCCCGAGGCCCGCACACCCTCCCCCGGTTGATCGACGCGCTCGGCCCGAGGGCACGCGCGGCAACACCCGAACAAGCCGGCGTGGCCGGCGACCTGGTCGTTGTGGCGATCCCGTTCCGCAACGTGCGGCAGATCCCGGTGCAACCCCTGACCGGCAAGATCGTCATCGACGCAAACAACTACTACGCGCCGCGCGACGGACACATCGCCGCCATCGACAACGGAGACACCGCGGCCAGTGAAATACTCGCCGCGCACCTCTCAGACGCCCGCATCGTCAAAGCCTTCAACGCGATCATGGCCGCCCAGATCATCGAGCACGCCCGCCCGCCCGGCACACCTCACCGGCGCGCCATACCCATCGCCGGCGACGACAACCAGGCGAAGCGAGCCGTCACCGGATTCATCGACCGGATCGGCTTCGACACTGTCGACGCCGGATCACTGGTCAGCGGCCGAAGCATCGATCCGATGGATGCCTGGGGCCCGGTTCTCGACGCGGACGCACTGCGTGCGGCCATGGCCGCACGCACACAGCACTGAGAGGGTATCCGGCGTGGCGGCATTACCCCTTGTGCCCTAGTAGGTTCCTCGGCAAGTAGGTGTGGTCTCGTCTGTTATGCACTTGGCGAGGTTGTCGATCGAAGCGATGTGGATCATGACTTCCGAGCTGGCGGGGAGGGTCTCGTACTCGCGGGTGAGGCAGCGGCGCGTCATGATCCAGGCCAGGTTTCGCCCCACGACCCAGCGCCTTTTGACGACTTGGAAGCCGCGAACTCCGGGATTTCGGTTGACGACTCCGACGTCGATTCCGAGGTTGGCCCCGAGTTCGACGACGGCGGATTCACCGCGGTGTAGTGGCGCGGCGGTGCGGCGGGGAGGGCCGCGGCGGCGGCGCCGAGGTCACGCCTGGTGAAGTGGTACGTCGGTGCCCACCCGGCTGATCAAGTCGGCCGACCGCTTCGACCCACAGAGCGGTGTCGAGTTCTCGACGTACGCGACGCCGACGGTGGTCGGCGAGATCAGGCATCGAGGCTTGTCCGGCCACGGGGGATTGAAGCGCTCCGGGTCTGATGGAGAATCGATTCCCTAAGAGGAACGAGTCATGGCACGTCCGTCCCCCTATCCTGCTGAGCTTCGTGAGCGTGCGGTGCGCATGGTTGCGGAGATCCGCCCGAACTACCCGACCAAGTGGGCCGCGATGAAGGCGGTCGCGGCGAAGCTGGGCATCGGTGCAGCGGAGACGGTGCGGACCTGGGTCCGCAAAGCGCAGGTGGACACCGGCCAGCGGCCCGGCACCACCTCGGAGGAAGCCGCGGAGATCAAGCGTCTGGG from Streptomyces sp. NBC_00878 harbors:
- a CDS encoding gluconate:H+ symporter, with product MPLLVVGISVLVLLILMTRLKLNGFAALLLVAVGVALVRGIPVADIPDVLSDGIGDQIGDTMLTIGLGAMVGRVMGDSGAAQRIAGKLLDAFGPRWVQVAMVVTSMLIGVTMFYEVAFIIIVPIAFTLVRVTGANLLWVGLPMSIALSTMHSFLPPHPGPTAVAATFHASVGHTLFYGLFIAVPAGALIALAWPRLPFVRRMNPAIPNGLVSEREFTDEEMPGMGWSLFVALFPVVLIAGAAVTDMVVSGESPFLHFVAFIGSAPIALMLTLLLAVWAFGPRIGRSMEDVSASCASAAKAMAMILLVIGAGGAFKNVLVEGGISGYIKDATDDWSISPIVLAWLIAVILRVALGSATVAVVTASGVVLPLLAGSGVHPEIMVLAVSCGSIAFSHVNDPGFWLFKEYFNLSVIEAIKVRTTYTTVLAVIGLGGVLALEPALDALGTLSL
- a CDS encoding IclR family transcriptional regulator, encoding MRAGVSGVREVKSAARTLALLELLAARGDRPARLDELAEELGVPRSSMYQLLQTLIDRGWVRSDTTGSLYGIGIRALLTGTNYLDSDPHVRTVRPFLDQASDALGETIHLARLDGPNVVYLATRESHEYLRTISRVGRRIPAHAGALGKALLAERPDAELPLPEGPLTAFTENTHTDRVTLLADLAGVRERGYSIDREETVTGIAGFGFALRYDSPATDAISCSVPVARLDEEHEARVVTVMREIRTKIESVLSPASGAPDWR
- a CDS encoding transposase; translated protein: MMPAPRKYPLELRERAVRMYRTAEPKPVIRRMAEELGVHHEALRNWIRQAEADAGERDDLLTTEEKNELAQLRREVRDLRRANEVLRTASAFFAAQPESDRPLTFLMPGLPSPRSVPVTSAQHRRRSPSRGPLGLEIRTILATTGPPEADSDDRYRTHGVVVTDSGESAGVEWFTSRSLRRAAADEQLRGRPMAAADSGRSPPSSAGPTQEHSARARCADPYQPHVCVVLASTH
- a CDS encoding hemerythrin domain-containing protein — translated: MLINPDAPVDKPEIQQMKVIHRVMRREFAQLPALIAGVSVGDTARARLLGSHLSLVLGMLHDHHEAEDELLWPVLMERVPIEKDLIGVMEVQHQAIGDAVGTVAAALPAWTADAKAPARDRLADSLRDLGPALTEHLDLEEDSVLPLIHDHLTVPEWLAPQKHAMKHGPKTLTGKLTLAGMVLEDATPRERAWFLGEMPAPARLLWRLMGARQYDAHVRLIRIGASSPS
- a CDS encoding TetR/AcrR family transcriptional regulator yields the protein MAKRTYRSKVRTVAAGQTHTAILRAAEELFVESGYARATVSAIADRAGVALNTVYTSVGGKPALVEALAREGTEDEEIQTALDALLATTDGSEVLRLTAESTGEITRRHERVLNFLRDNATADPAVAAAAEHAVKRYRERLAIIADHLVALRAVRLDAVRTEQILWFYFGQGAWRTVRGFGWAWADGGVWLAARAADALLRTPTGDGG
- a CDS encoding helix-turn-helix domain-containing protein is translated as MATTTKSARQVEPGTYEAYMHDCPAVALLSTISNRWVSLTMCTLGSYGDPMRYSHVSREIPGVSQKMLTQTLRMLERDGMVKRTATPTVPVRVDYELTPLGQGLYDLLSQVRDWAVDKTDEVDAARARYDTRQTDQ
- a CDS encoding NADP-dependent oxidoreductase, with protein sequence MRAVVYRSVGAPDVIEVAAIDLPEPGMFEIRIKVDAAALNPADVAAWSGLFPAPEQGSHFGLGWDVAGTVDAVGPGVAWEVGTPVIAIVQGATGVVRAQAEYTIVPSNALAHAPTGIDAVHASTIPLNGLTAAQSVELLGLGEGQSVFITGAAGAVGGYAVQLAKRRKLTVIASDFADDENFVTGVLGADTFVPASDDPAAAVRRFHPHGVDAVLDTAMLGVIAAVRDGGTFVTTRMDAVPQTERGIQVRLTQVSPDAAMLTTLSDLATSGALTLRVAQTYPLEEAAQAHGRLAEGGLRGRLVLTP
- a CDS encoding NADPH-dependent F420 reductase; the protein is MAVIGFIGSGNIGQALARQAIVSGHDVVMSNSRGPHTLPRLIDALGPRARAATPEQAGVAGDLVVVAIPFRNVRQIPVQPLTGKIVIDANNYYAPRDGHIAAIDNGDTAASEILAAHLSDARIVKAFNAIMAAQIIEHARPPGTPHRRAIPIAGDDNQAKRAVTGFIDRIGFDTVDAGSLVSGRSIDPMDAWGPVLDADALRAAMAARTQH